One window of the Chryseobacterium sp. CY350 genome contains the following:
- a CDS encoding DUF3817 domain-containing protein translates to MEFIENFFSKYPQEKLIKWFKQICMAEAISWLFLFTAMTWIRVDPEGILPIVYISTIGSIHGLFFTLYLLFLPSMRKIYTWDDEDTVFALIAAFFPFATIWIDKKIARFDRE, encoded by the coding sequence ATGGAATTCATCGAAAATTTTTTCTCAAAATATCCTCAGGAAAAACTTATTAAATGGTTTAAGCAAATCTGTATGGCAGAAGCGATCTCGTGGCTTTTTCTCTTCACGGCAATGACGTGGATTCGGGTTGATCCTGAAGGAATTTTACCAATCGTTTACATCAGCACCATCGGAAGTATTCATGGATTGTTTTTTACGCTTTACCTTTTATTTTTACCCTCGATGAGAAAGATATATACCTGGGATGATGAAGATACAGTGTTCGCTTTAATAGCCGCATTTTTTCCGTTTGCTACGATTTGGATTGATAAAAAAATCGCTCGTTTTGATAGAGAATAA
- the recJ gene encoding single-stranded-DNA-specific exonuclease RecJ — MSQKWIYKTEPDEETVDGLSSSLGFGTFESKLLVLRGIDNYQKAREFFKPNLADIHNPFLMADMQKAVERVATAIENGEKIMVYGDYDVDGTTAVALTYLYLRKIVQKKYLDFYIPDRNSEGYGISTEGIDFAKENGFSLIIALDCGIKSIDMINYAKAKQIDFIICDHHLPGDEIPDAVAVLDPKRSDCRYPFKELSGCGVGFKLCQGLNTIYKIPETELFELTDLLAISIAADIVSMTGENRVFAKMGLKILRKTRNLGLRLLIPEDKLSNFEISNIVFEIAPKINAAGRISQGKAAVELMVSDNLKHAQQIVGDIMNLNDERRELDMFSTESALKQIIESQQETKYTTIVYHPEWNKGVIGIVASRLIETYYKPTLVFTDGNNGEMVASARSVSDFDVHEALDLCSEYFLKFGGHHAAAGLSMEKDKFHDFKIKFEKTVAEKIKDHQKEPSITIDADIEIDDINRDFINFHRKLAPFGPHNMKPNLVLKNQKIAGYLKTMGKDNNHLKFYIKQDSTGRNIECVGFKLGQFADDFRTKSFDIAFTLEENHWKGNVTHYLNIRDVKFIEG, encoded by the coding sequence ATGAGTCAAAAATGGATTTACAAAACCGAACCGGATGAAGAAACTGTAGATGGATTGAGTTCATCTCTTGGTTTCGGAACTTTTGAATCCAAACTATTGGTCTTGAGAGGAATTGACAATTATCAGAAGGCACGAGAATTTTTCAAGCCAAATTTAGCTGATATTCACAATCCTTTTTTGATGGCAGATATGCAAAAAGCTGTAGAGCGTGTTGCCACAGCCATTGAAAACGGAGAAAAAATAATGGTCTACGGCGATTATGATGTCGACGGAACCACAGCTGTTGCTCTTACCTATCTTTATTTAAGAAAAATTGTTCAGAAAAAATATTTAGACTTTTATATTCCCGACAGAAACTCTGAAGGCTACGGAATATCTACAGAGGGAATCGATTTTGCAAAAGAAAACGGTTTTTCTTTGATTATCGCATTAGATTGCGGTATTAAGTCGATTGACATGATTAACTATGCGAAAGCAAAGCAAATCGACTTTATTATCTGCGATCACCATTTACCGGGAGACGAAATTCCTGATGCTGTAGCTGTTTTAGATCCTAAAAGAAGCGACTGCAGATATCCTTTTAAAGAACTTTCAGGATGTGGAGTTGGTTTTAAATTGTGTCAGGGATTAAATACTATTTACAAAATCCCAGAGACAGAATTATTTGAATTGACTGATCTTCTTGCTATTTCTATTGCTGCAGATATCGTGTCTATGACAGGTGAAAACAGAGTGTTTGCAAAAATGGGACTTAAAATTCTCAGAAAAACAAGAAATCTAGGTTTGCGACTTTTAATTCCTGAAGACAAGCTTTCTAATTTTGAAATTTCAAATATTGTCTTCGAAATTGCTCCAAAAATCAACGCAGCGGGTAGAATTTCCCAAGGAAAAGCGGCAGTGGAACTGATGGTTTCAGACAATCTGAAACACGCCCAACAAATTGTAGGCGACATCATGAATCTGAATGATGAAAGAAGGGAACTCGATATGTTTTCTACAGAATCTGCTTTAAAACAAATTATAGAATCTCAGCAGGAAACAAAATACACAACTATCGTATATCATCCGGAGTGGAACAAAGGCGTGATCGGTATTGTAGCGTCGAGACTTATCGAAACGTATTATAAACCGACATTAGTTTTCACAGATGGAAATAATGGTGAAATGGTAGCTTCCGCAAGATCTGTTTCAGATTTTGATGTACATGAAGCGTTGGATCTGTGTTCGGAATATTTCTTAAAATTTGGAGGTCATCATGCTGCGGCCGGACTTTCAATGGAAAAAGATAAATTCCACGATTTTAAAATTAAATTCGAAAAAACTGTTGCCGAGAAAATAAAAGATCATCAAAAAGAACCGTCGATCACGATCGATGCAGATATAGAGATAGACGATATTAACAGAGATTTCATCAATTTCCACAGGAAACTTGCACCATTTGGTCCGCATAACATGAAACCGAATCTGGTTTTGAAAAATCAAAAAATCGCCGGTTACCTGAAAACAATGGGAAAAGATAATAATCACCTGAAATTTTACATTAAGCAAGATTCTACAGGAAGAAATATTGAATGCGTTGGCTTCAAACTCGGGCAGTTTGCTGATGATTTCAGAACTAAATCTTTTGACATTGCTTTTACTTTAGAAGAAAACCACTGGAAAGGAAATGTGACGCACTATCTTAATATTCGGGATGTGAAGTTTATTGAAGGTTGA
- the nadD gene encoding nicotinate (nicotinamide) nucleotide adenylyltransferase produces the protein MKKIGLFFGSFNPIHIGHLILANYILENSDMDELWFVVSPQNPFKEKKSLLKDHNRLDMVQLAVKNYPKMRASNVEFSLPTPSYTIDTLTYLQEKYPDFSFSLIMGEDNLNGLQKWKNSDVLIKNHHIIVYPRVFEGEKKDSEYLQHENISMIKAPVIELSATEIRNMIKEGKNVRPMLPPEVFDYLDGSSFYK, from the coding sequence TTGAAAAAAATCGGTTTATTTTTTGGATCCTTTAATCCTATTCATATCGGTCATTTAATTTTGGCCAACTATATTCTTGAAAATTCTGATATGGATGAATTGTGGTTTGTTGTAAGTCCGCAAAATCCTTTTAAAGAAAAAAAATCTCTTCTAAAAGATCACAATCGTTTGGATATGGTGCAACTCGCCGTAAAAAATTATCCTAAAATGCGTGCTTCAAATGTTGAATTTTCTTTACCAACACCAAGTTACACAATTGACACATTAACGTATCTTCAGGAAAAATATCCTGATTTTTCTTTCAGTTTGATTATGGGAGAAGACAACCTCAACGGACTTCAAAAATGGAAAAACTCTGATGTTTTAATAAAAAATCATCATATCATTGTATATCCCAGAGTATTTGAAGGTGAGAAAAAAGATTCGGAATATCTGCAGCATGAAAATATTTCAATGATAAAAGCTCCTGTCATAGAATTGTCTGCAACAGAAATCAGAAATATGATTAAAGAGGGTAAAAATGTAAGACCAATGCTTCCACCAGAGGTTTTTGACTATTTGGACGGCAGTAGTTTTTATAAATAG
- a CDS encoding TonB-dependent receptor domain-containing protein — MKTPLLIAAIFFSGLTFAQEKKSDTLQTKKIEEVVLTKQVFKKQSDRFVYDVAASPVTKGNTTFDLLKQTPLLSTTDDKTLKIAGKNSALIYINGRKTNMDPESLTQFLKNTPAENIQKIEVITVPGSEFQVESSDGIINIVLKKKMSDGTNGNMRMSNSQNKYNSSQASFSVNYRKDKLGISANLIGGENLEAQSYILKNGTDSVKNESVGDIDDPNKNLGGYLNFDYQLNDKSNLALSWNSWANKSYGSTVELLNTLKTYKADGSLDETDITRSSNLENARNYNNSVNLNYELKTDSLGSKLNMNAAYLIYKRFQNSDNRTLVQAPSGSFDQYRQNVVQEIPQIVNNFSATVDYIQKFKNDLTVSVGGNFNTTQTDNDTKNFFNYYDKQGKFESVKAELNHFIYDEKIYGAYLTFEKKFSDKLSGKVGARYEITKSLGTSEIPNQPMQKFERDYNNLLPYLSLNYAINDKNNISYAFSSRMRRPSFWELNPVKNILTQYNYTQNNPFVKASSTYNQELTYMFKNSYFLILNHSYFKDVITQVPLQRDIVKDDKTYRQLAYIRTNFGDKQEMSAMLGMQKTFFNQYLTTNFNIGLQHNINKGTLNTDPTTGQIFDTYINNRESSSVVIQTNNTIRLDKKKTWFLGINYFYVDKQQIELGMLKDLMSLDISIKKNWNDWTFALNLEDVLRTNIVEIEDSQANGNYNYVKNDQYNRGGTFSITYNFGNQKVKKMRDINGASDAIKSRTR; from the coding sequence ATGAAAACGCCACTCCTCATCGCCGCAATATTTTTTTCAGGACTTACTTTCGCACAAGAAAAAAAATCTGATACGCTACAGACAAAAAAAATAGAAGAAGTTGTTCTAACGAAACAAGTATTCAAAAAACAAAGCGACCGTTTTGTATATGATGTTGCCGCTTCACCTGTCACAAAAGGAAATACGACATTCGATCTTTTGAAGCAAACACCTTTACTTTCTACAACAGATGATAAAACACTAAAAATTGCAGGGAAAAACAGCGCGCTGATCTACATCAACGGTAGAAAAACCAATATGGATCCTGAATCTCTGACTCAATTCTTAAAAAATACACCCGCAGAAAATATTCAGAAAATTGAGGTCATTACCGTTCCCGGAAGTGAATTTCAGGTAGAATCTTCAGACGGAATCATCAATATTGTTTTGAAAAAGAAAATGAGCGATGGTACGAACGGAAACATGAGAATGTCTAATTCTCAGAACAAATACAACTCTAGTCAGGCAAGTTTTTCGGTAAATTATAGAAAAGATAAGTTAGGAATCAGCGCTAATTTAATTGGCGGAGAAAATTTAGAAGCTCAAAGCTACATCTTGAAAAACGGAACTGATTCTGTGAAAAATGAATCTGTAGGAGATATCGACGATCCAAACAAAAACCTCGGCGGATATCTGAACTTCGATTACCAGTTGAACGATAAAAGTAATTTGGCCTTATCATGGAATTCCTGGGCGAATAAGAGTTATGGTTCTACTGTAGAACTTTTAAATACTCTGAAAACTTATAAAGCAGATGGAAGTTTAGACGAGACTGATATTACACGCTCAAGTAATCTGGAAAATGCAAGGAATTATAATAATTCTGTAAATTTAAATTACGAATTAAAGACAGATTCTTTAGGAAGTAAACTTAATATGAATGCTGCTTATCTTATTTATAAAAGATTTCAGAATTCTGATAACAGAACTTTGGTACAGGCTCCTTCAGGAAGTTTTGATCAATATCGACAAAATGTAGTTCAGGAAATTCCACAGATCGTTAATAATTTCTCGGCAACCGTAGATTATATTCAGAAATTTAAAAATGACCTGACGGTTTCTGTGGGAGGAAATTTTAATACCACTCAAACTGATAACGATACCAAAAACTTTTTCAATTACTATGACAAACAAGGAAAGTTTGAAAGTGTAAAAGCAGAACTCAACCATTTTATATACGACGAGAAAATTTATGGTGCCTATCTTACGTTTGAAAAGAAGTTTTCAGACAAGCTATCCGGTAAAGTCGGAGCAAGATATGAAATCACAAAAAGCTTAGGTACATCTGAAATTCCCAATCAGCCGATGCAAAAATTTGAAAGAGATTACAATAATCTGCTTCCGTATTTGAGCTTAAATTATGCAATTAATGACAAAAACAATATTTCATACGCATTTTCGAGCAGAATGAGAAGACCGAGTTTTTGGGAACTGAATCCTGTAAAAAACATTCTTACACAATATAATTACACTCAAAACAATCCTTTTGTAAAAGCTTCATCAACATATAACCAGGAGTTGACCTATATGTTTAAAAATTCTTATTTCCTTATTCTGAATCACTCTTATTTTAAAGATGTTATAACTCAGGTTCCACTTCAGAGAGATATTGTGAAAGATGATAAAACATACAGACAGTTGGCGTACATCCGTACCAATTTTGGTGATAAACAGGAAATGTCTGCGATGCTGGGAATGCAGAAAACATTTTTCAATCAGTATCTTACCACCAATTTTAATATTGGATTGCAACATAATATTAACAAAGGTACGCTAAATACAGATCCTACTACAGGACAGATTTTTGATACATATATCAACAACAGAGAATCTTCAAGCGTAGTTATTCAAACCAATAACACCATTCGTTTAGACAAAAAGAAAACATGGTTTTTGGGAATCAATTATTTCTACGTAGACAAACAACAGATCGAACTGGGAATGCTGAAAGATCTTATGAGCTTAGATATTAGCATTAAGAAAAACTGGAACGACTGGACTTTTGCCCTAAATCTTGAAGATGTGCTGCGAACAAATATTGTGGAAATTGAAGATTCTCAGGCAAACGGAAATTACAACTATGTAAAAAACGACCAGTACAATCGTGGCGGAACTTTTAGCATCACTTATAACTTCGGAAATCAGAAAGTGAAAAAAATGAGAGACATTAATGGAGCTTCTGACGCCATTAAAAGCAGAACGAGATAA
- a CDS encoding ferritin-like domain-containing protein, translating into MKKPINVSNQGATLDTSRRNFLKLSGIGIAVAGLTLVGCDDDDFEYNDNKIFDLGMGDVGVLNYAYALEQLEADFYTKVVNNFYAGISNAEKEVLTDLYHHEVIHRDFFKAAITGATTNVLPTLEFQYPNVNFNDRSSVLATAKALEDTGVAAYNAAGKYITNPAYLVLAGKIVSVEARHASAIRDLINPLTAAFSGDDVVDPVTGLDVAKEPKDVVAAAGGFFKTPFTWKERGIN; encoded by the coding sequence ATGAAAAAACCAATCAATGTTTCTAATCAGGGAGCTACCCTGGATACCAGCAGAAGAAACTTCCTAAAACTAAGCGGCATCGGTATTGCCGTTGCGGGGCTTACTTTGGTAGGCTGTGACGATGACGATTTTGAGTATAACGATAATAAGATATTCGATTTGGGTATGGGCGATGTAGGAGTTTTAAACTACGCGTACGCTCTTGAACAGTTAGAAGCAGATTTCTACACGAAAGTTGTCAATAACTTCTATGCAGGAATTTCAAATGCTGAAAAAGAAGTTTTGACAGATTTGTATCACCACGAGGTAATTCACAGAGATTTCTTCAAGGCAGCAATTACGGGTGCCACTACCAATGTTTTACCAACACTTGAGTTTCAATATCCAAATGTAAACTTCAACGATAGAAGTTCTGTTTTGGCAACAGCAAAAGCTTTGGAAGATACAGGAGTGGCGGCTTACAATGCTGCAGGTAAATACATTACCAATCCTGCTTATCTTGTTTTGGCCGGGAAAATTGTGTCGGTAGAAGCAAGACACGCTTCAGCGATCAGAGATTTGATCAACCCATTAACTGCAGCTTTCTCAGGAGACGATGTAGTAGATCCGGTAACTGGTCTTGATGTGGCAAAAGAACCAAAAGATGTCGTTGCGGCGGCGGGAGGATTCTTTAAAACTCCATTTACCTGGAAAGAAAGAGGTATTAACTAA
- a CDS encoding four helix bundle protein, with protein sequence MINDFTEMPVWQKAMDVAEKCFTISENLPRKEDYALTSQLRRSAESISANIAEGFGRRTSKDKSRFYDIARGSAFETKSHLIYGLRVTYFQEIEYLDIKNIIDEVIHELNKITSYLNRMQP encoded by the coding sequence ATGATAAACGATTTTACTGAAATGCCTGTTTGGCAAAAGGCAATGGATGTTGCTGAAAAGTGTTTCACCATTTCAGAAAATTTACCACGAAAAGAAGATTACGCTCTTACTTCACAATTACGAAGATCGGCTGAAAGTATTTCTGCTAATATTGCGGAAGGTTTTGGAAGACGAACGAGCAAAGATAAAAGTCGTTTCTATGATATTGCGAGAGGATCTGCATTTGAAACTAAAAGTCATTTGATTTATGGATTAAGAGTAACGTACTTTCAAGAAATAGAATATTTGGATATTAAAAATATTATTGATGAAGTAATTCATGAACTCAATAAAATAACATCATACCTCAATCGAATGCAACCTTAA
- a CDS encoding discoidin domain-containing protein, whose translation MIKKIYLSLAILLSLSMNAQQKTYCNPINIDYGYTPFEVFSKQGKHRATADPVIVNFQKKLFLFSTNQEGYWHSDNMLDWKFVKRKFLRDNKYTHDLNAPAVWAMKDTLYVYGSTWESDFPIWKSTNPTQDDWKIAVDTLKVGAWDPAFHYDEDKNKLYLYWGSSNEWPLLGTEVKVKNLQSEGFVKPILRLKPEDHGWERFGEYNDNVFLQPFVEGAWVTKYKDKYYMQYGAPATEFSGYSDGVYVSKNPLEGYEYQQHNPFSYKPGGFARGAGHGATFEDNFKNWWHVSTIFISTKNNFERRLGIWPAGFDKDDVMYTNTAYGDYPTLLPQFAQGKDFSKGLFTDWMLLNYNKPVQVSSTLGGYHSNYAVDEDIKTYWSAKTGNSGEWFQTDLGEISTINAIQVNYADQDVEFMGKTLGKMHQYKIYGSNDGKKWKVIVDKSKNTKDVPHDYVELEKPAEARYLKIENLKMPTGKFALSGFRVFGKGAGAKPAKVHNFVPLRADPKKYGERRSIWMKWQQNSDADGYVIYWGKSPDKLYGSIMVYGKNEYFFTGADRVDSYYFQIEAFNANGISERTEVVKSE comes from the coding sequence ATGATCAAAAAAATATACTTGAGTTTAGCTATTCTGCTGAGTTTGTCGATGAATGCCCAGCAAAAAACTTATTGCAACCCGATCAATATCGATTATGGTTACACACCATTTGAAGTTTTTTCTAAACAGGGAAAACATCGTGCAACAGCAGATCCGGTAATTGTTAATTTTCAGAAAAAACTGTTTTTATTCTCAACGAATCAGGAAGGATATTGGCACAGCGATAATATGCTAGACTGGAAATTTGTTAAAAGAAAATTTCTAAGAGATAACAAATATACACACGATCTGAATGCTCCCGCAGTGTGGGCGATGAAGGATACATTATATGTTTACGGTTCAACATGGGAATCTGATTTCCCGATCTGGAAATCGACAAACCCAACCCAAGACGACTGGAAAATTGCCGTTGATACTTTGAAGGTAGGAGCTTGGGATCCTGCATTTCATTATGATGAAGATAAAAATAAACTGTATCTATATTGGGGATCAAGCAATGAATGGCCGCTTTTAGGAACAGAAGTGAAAGTAAAAAACCTGCAGTCTGAAGGTTTTGTAAAGCCAATTTTAAGATTAAAACCTGAAGATCACGGTTGGGAAAGATTTGGTGAATATAATGATAATGTTTTCTTGCAGCCTTTTGTAGAAGGAGCTTGGGTTACAAAGTATAAAGATAAATATTACATGCAGTACGGCGCGCCGGCCACAGAATTTAGTGGTTATTCTGACGGAGTTTATGTTTCAAAAAATCCGTTGGAAGGCTACGAATATCAACAGCACAATCCGTTTTCTTATAAACCCGGAGGTTTTGCAAGAGGAGCAGGACACGGCGCAACATTTGAAGATAATTTTAAAAATTGGTGGCACGTTTCAACGATTTTTATTTCTACAAAAAACAACTTCGAAAGACGTTTAGGTATCTGGCCTGCAGGTTTTGATAAAGATGATGTGATGTATACCAACACTGCTTACGGCGATTATCCTACTTTGCTGCCGCAGTTTGCACAAGGGAAAGATTTCTCGAAAGGACTTTTCACCGATTGGATGTTGCTGAATTACAATAAACCCGTTCAGGTTTCATCAACTTTAGGAGGTTATCATTCGAACTATGCAGTAGATGAAGATATTAAAACATACTGGAGTGCAAAAACCGGAAATTCGGGAGAATGGTTTCAGACAGACTTAGGTGAAATTTCTACCATCAATGCAATTCAGGTCAATTATGCAGATCAGGATGTAGAATTTATGGGAAAAACTTTGGGGAAGATGCATCAGTACAAGATCTATGGATCTAATGATGGAAAAAAATGGAAAGTGATTGTTGACAAAAGCAAGAACACCAAAGACGTTCCTCACGATTATGTTGAGCTGGAAAAACCCGCCGAAGCAAGATATTTAAAAATAGAAAATCTGAAAATGCCGACAGGAAAGTTTGCGTTAAGCGGATTTAGAGTTTTCGGAAAAGGAGCTGGAGCAAAACCTGCGAAAGTGCATAATTTTGTTCCGTTGAGAGCTGATCCTAAAAAATATGGTGAAAGAAGAAGCATCTGGATGAAGTGGCAGCAGAATTCAGATGCCGATGGCTATGTTATTTATTGGGGAAAATCTCCGGACAAACTATACGGAAGCATTATGGTTTATGGTAAAAACGAGTATTTCTTTACAGGTGCAGACCGAGTTGATTCTTATTATTTCCAGATAGAAGCTTTTAATGCAAATGGAATTTCTGAGAGAACGGAAGTGGTGAAGTCTGAATGA
- a CDS encoding dimethylarginine dimethylaminohydrolase family protein, protein MKLNIKNETGRLKSVVLGQPNSMGPDPTLEESYDAKSYHSIQHNIYPKEKDIINEMEDFEKVLKKYDVEVLRPSIIKDYNQVFARDVSFVIEDKMIISNVIADRADEQDAYRSIFEKVKWRDIINLPDTAHIEGGDVIVWNDFIFIGTCFSEDYRNYKTARTNEYAIEILKEYFPKKRILDFELKKNDREPYQGILHLDCTFNPIGNDKCIVYKNGFVDESDYSLIIDIFGEENCFHVNDEEMFEMFPNIFSISPEVVVSDSSFTRMNNHLRNEWGMTVEEIPYREISKMGGLLRCSTMPLVRE, encoded by the coding sequence ATGAAACTAAATATTAAAAACGAAACAGGCAGATTAAAATCAGTCGTTCTCGGGCAACCCAATTCAATGGGGCCAGATCCTACATTAGAAGAAAGTTATGATGCGAAGTCATACCATTCCATTCAGCATAATATCTATCCGAAAGAGAAAGACATCATCAATGAAATGGAAGATTTTGAGAAAGTACTGAAAAAATATGATGTTGAAGTTCTTCGCCCAAGCATCATTAAAGATTACAATCAGGTTTTTGCCAGAGACGTTTCATTTGTGATTGAAGATAAAATGATAATCTCTAATGTGATCGCTGACCGTGCAGACGAGCAGGATGCTTACCGCTCAATTTTTGAAAAGGTAAAATGGCGAGACATCATAAATCTTCCTGATACTGCACATATTGAAGGAGGTGACGTTATTGTCTGGAATGATTTTATTTTCATAGGAACTTGTTTTTCAGAAGATTACAGAAATTATAAAACTGCACGAACTAACGAGTACGCCATCGAAATACTAAAGGAATACTTTCCCAAGAAAAGGATACTTGATTTTGAACTAAAGAAAAATGACCGTGAACCTTATCAGGGAATTTTGCATTTAGACTGTACATTCAATCCGATTGGCAACGACAAATGCATTGTTTATAAAAATGGGTTTGTTGACGAAAGCGATTACAGTTTGATCATTGATATTTTCGGAGAAGAAAACTGCTTTCATGTAAATGACGAAGAAATGTTCGAAATGTTTCCGAATATTTTTTCAATTTCCCCGGAAGTTGTTGTTTCAGACAGTTCATTTACAAGGATGAATAATCACCTCAGAAACGAGTGGGGAATGACAGTTGAAGAAATACCGTACAGAGAAATTTCGAAAATGGGAGGTCTTTTACGTTGTTCTACAATGCCTTTGGTAAGAGAGTGA
- a CDS encoding alpha/beta hydrolase: protein MNKFIGILLLILILSGCEEKTVHLGRDISFDKEENVTYGDHSQQKLDLYIPKNKDSVEGIFVMIHGGGWRAGDKSNLTFFTLSLMEKLPDYAFANINYRLADSNSFVLPNQTDDIDRVLGFLAKKFGPKKKFILLGNSAGAHLSMLYGYNSLFDLKYHNKIKAVVNIVGPADLLHHDFANYSDYAFLEKHMIDMKTPTPTDLTNRDVPNPVYWINEKSPPTISFYGNNDQVVPFSQKSILDSALNKNGIYNQSFEFPGGHLDWDNEKNKPFVINKIQEFLKQIK from the coding sequence ATGAATAAATTTATTGGAATTCTTTTATTGATCTTAATACTTTCGGGATGTGAAGAAAAAACCGTGCATCTGGGGAGAGATATTTCGTTTGATAAAGAGGAAAATGTTACTTATGGCGATCATTCTCAACAAAAATTAGATCTTTATATTCCGAAAAACAAAGATTCTGTGGAAGGAATATTTGTAATGATTCATGGTGGCGGATGGAGAGCAGGAGATAAATCTAACCTTACATTTTTCACATTATCGTTAATGGAGAAGCTTCCGGATTATGCTTTTGCCAACATTAATTATCGTTTGGCAGATTCAAACTCTTTTGTTCTTCCCAATCAGACAGACGATATTGATCGTGTACTTGGTTTTTTGGCTAAAAAGTTTGGTCCAAAAAAGAAATTTATTTTACTCGGAAACAGTGCAGGAGCTCATCTATCAATGTTATATGGATACAATTCTTTATTTGATTTAAAATATCATAACAAAATCAAAGCGGTTGTCAATATTGTTGGTCCTGCAGATTTACTGCATCATGATTTTGCCAATTATTCCGATTATGCTTTTCTCGAAAAACATATGATTGACATGAAAACTCCCACTCCTACAGATCTTACCAACAGAGATGTACCCAATCCTGTTTATTGGATCAACGAAAAATCACCACCCACTATTTCTTTTTACGGAAATAACGATCAGGTTGTCCCTTTTTCACAAAAAAGCATTTTAGATTCAGCTCTGAATAAAAATGGAATTTATAATCAGTCTTTTGAATTTCCCGGTGGACATCTCGATTGGGACAATGAAAAAAATAAACCATTTGTTATTAATAAAATTCAAGAATTTTTAAAGCAAATTAAATAA
- the ctlX gene encoding citrulline utilization hydrolase CtlX: MQTTDTVLMIEPIAFGYNAETAENNYFQIEQKGADIQSKALAEFKIFVEKLKSKGVNVITIQDTIDPHTPDSIFPNNWVSFHNDGKIVLYPMFASNRRVERREDIIESIKNQGFEVTEIDDWSLPEIQGHFLEGTGSMIFDHDNKIAYGSVSLRLDENLFREFCKKYGFEPIVFHSFQNVGSERLPIYHTNVMMCVADQFVVICLDCIDNELERSKVVETIKNSGKEIIEITENQMQQFAGNMLQVQNRDGEKFLVMSQTAYHSLNADQVSNIEKYCEIIYSDLNTIEVNGGGSARCMLAEVFLPKK, encoded by the coding sequence ATGCAGACAACAGATACAGTATTAATGATAGAGCCGATTGCGTTCGGTTATAATGCAGAAACAGCAGAGAACAACTACTTTCAGATAGAGCAGAAAGGTGCAGATATTCAGTCAAAAGCTTTGGCAGAATTCAAAATTTTTGTTGAAAAACTAAAGAGTAAAGGTGTGAATGTCATCACAATACAAGATACAATAGATCCTCATACTCCGGATTCTATTTTTCCGAATAACTGGGTAAGTTTTCACAACGACGGTAAAATAGTTTTATATCCTATGTTCGCTTCCAACAGAAGAGTTGAACGAAGAGAAGATATTATTGAAAGCATTAAAAACCAAGGTTTTGAAGTTACTGAAATCGACGATTGGTCTTTACCTGAAATTCAGGGACATTTTTTGGAAGGAACAGGAAGTATGATTTTCGATCATGACAATAAAATCGCTTACGGATCGGTTTCTTTACGATTAGACGAAAATCTGTTCAGAGAATTTTGTAAAAAATACGGTTTTGAGCCGATTGTTTTTCATTCTTTTCAAAACGTAGGTTCAGAAAGACTTCCGATTTATCATACCAATGTCATGATGTGCGTCGCAGACCAATTTGTCGTAATTTGCCTGGATTGTATTGATAATGAACTTGAAAGAAGCAAAGTAGTCGAAACAATTAAAAATTCAGGAAAAGAAATCATTGAGATTACAGAAAATCAGATGCAGCAGTTTGCCGGAAATATGCTTCAGGTTCAGAATAGGGATGGCGAAAAGTTTTTGGTAATGAGCCAGACTGCTTATCATTCTTTAAATGCTGATCAAGTTTCAAATATCGAAAAATACTGCGAAATCATCTATTCAGATTTAAATACTATTGAAGTCAATGGTGGAGGTAGTGCGAGATGTATGTTGGCTGAAGTGTTTTTACCTAAAAAATAA